From a single Brassica oleracea var. oleracea cultivar TO1000 chromosome C5, BOL, whole genome shotgun sequence genomic region:
- the LOC106343136 gene encoding tobamovirus multiplication protein 2B: MATASENARGGDKTAKAVVADQISQAVNSTANLLHLMRQSSSAQAQLAKLPKNLLAKASLTKATGQSLAQLPQVISSLDAHIESGLNSGVHLNTVTQLLENMESTQLRALRQSNLSPVVDNNQSPEQS; the protein is encoded by the exons ATGGCGACGGCATCGGAGAACGCAAGAGGAGGTGACAAAACGGCGAAGGCAGTCGTCGCCGATCAGATATCGCAGGCTGTTAATTCTACTGCTAACCTTCTCCATCTGATGCGTCAATCGTCTTCTGCTCAG GCCCAGTTGGCAAAGCTCCCAAAGAATCTTTTGGCCAAAGCTTCTTTAACTAAGGCCACTGGACAA TCGTTGGCGCAGCTTCCTCAAGTGATTTCATCTCTGGATGCCCATATAGAAAGCGGCTTGAACAG TGGCGTTCATTTAAACACAGTAACCCAGTTACTTGAAAACATGGAAAGCACGCAGCTTCGTGCTCTTCGACAGTCTAACTTATCCCCTGTGGTG GACAACAATCAATCTCCAGAGCAGAGTTAA
- the LOC106293687 gene encoding zinc finger BED domain-containing protein RICESLEEPER 2-like, protein MKHLSICKRFMFFSEGQSSTQPGVNEEGQLKSRKISESTFREATNEMMVIAELPLSFIEGVGWKHFCDKMELGKPVSRRTSTRDIVKMYLQRKDVMKKWFKANKQMVSLTTDIWVAQVTRASYMVVTAHYIDPYWRLKKLIIGFKHVTDHKGATISKVLLDCLADWGIQKVYCVTVENATANSSALRKFQSEFSLVSEEALVLDGEMMHLRCSAHIINLIVKDGMADAYESVNAVRNVVVYVRASGNRLSSFDQKVDAGKLTRGSLPLDVSTRWNSSYLMLITAMKFRVDFDKMEQEDNLYNDYFLEMEGPPQFTDWKAIERLTRFLVIFYNSTLVVSASTSLNAYKCYGKIVTIAANLMDLMKSRDHQLQVKAEEMYQKFDKYWDGLKNINKMLIVATVFDPTKKMDLASMCFEEFYGQDSLEGKEMHDSVISVLHNMFKEYSDRYGKSQEEQSDHSKKSKAQASRCAEAESSLSMDLVEDGFGYKRTDRRYKQKLNEGVKDKRDELEIYLKEDVENPDLMVGVEYDVLSYWKRNCTKFPILSLMAKDVLAMQVSL, encoded by the exons ATGAAGCATCTTAGCATATGCAAACGCTTCATGTTTTTTTCAGAGGGTCAAAGCTCTACTCAGCCTGGCGTCAATGAAGAAGGACAGCTGAAGTCTAGAAAGATAAGTGAGTCTACTTTCAGAGAAGCGACAAATGAGATGATGGTGATAGCAGAGCTACCATTGAGTTTCATCGAAGGTGTTGGTTGGAAACACTTCTGCGACAAG ATGGAACTAGGCAAACCAGTTTCAAGAAGGACATCAACAAGAGACATTGTTAAGATGTATCTACAGAGGAAAGATGTTATGAAAAAGTGGTTTAAAGCAAATAAGCAAATGGTTTCACTAACAACTGACATTTGGGTGGCTCAAGTAACTC GTGCTAGCTACATGGTTGTGACTGCCCATTACATTGATCCGTATTGGCGATTGAAAAAGCTTATCATTGGGTTCAAACACGTCACTGATCACAAAGGAGCAACAATTTCGAAGGTTTTGTTAGATTGCTTAGCTGACTGGGGGATACAGAAGGTATACTGTGTGACAGTCGAAAATGCAACGGCCAATTCGTCTGCACTGCGAAAATTTCAGAGTGAATTCTCACTGGTGTCTGAAGAAGCATTGGTTTTAGATGGTGAGATGATGCATTTGAGATGTAGCGCACATATCATCAACCTCATCGTGAAGGACGGAATGGCTGACGCATATGAGAGTGTCAATGCTGTCCGTAATGTTGTGGTCTACGTTCGAGCTTCAGGTAACAGGCTGTCATCATTTGATCAGAAAGTAGACGCTGGTAAACTGACTAGGGGAAGCTTGCCGTTGGATGTGAGTACTAGGTGGAACTCCTCTTATCTGATGTTAATCACAGCTATGAAGTTCAGAGTTGATTTTGACAAAATGGAGCAAGAGGATAACTTGTACAATGATTACTTTCTGGAGATGGAAGGTCCTCCTCAGTTCACTGATTGGAAAGCAATTGAAAGGTTAACCCGGTTCTTAGTCATCTTCTACAACTCAACTCTAGTTGTTTCTGCCTCAACCTCTCTCAATGCTTACAAGTGCTACGGGAAAATTGTAACCATAGCGGCTAATCTTATGGATTTGATGAAGAGCAGAGATCATCAGCTACAAGTAAAGGCAGAGGAGATGTATCAGAAATTCGACAAATACTGGGATGGGTTGAAAAACATCAATAAGATGTTGATTGTGGCAACTGTTTTTGATCCCACGAAGAAGATGGATCTCGCAAGCATGTGTTTTGAAGAGTTTTATGGGCAGGACAGCTTGGAGGGTAAAGAAATGCATGATTCTGTGATCAGTGTGTTGCACAACATGTTCAAGGAGTACAGTGACAGATATGGGAAGAGTCAAGAAGAGCAATCTGATCACTCTAAGAAATCCAAAGCTCAAGCCTCTCGGTGTGCTGAAGCAGAGTCATCGCTTAGTATGGATTTGGTTGAAGATGGTTTCGGTTATAAGAGGACTGACCGAAGGTATAAGCAGAAGTTGAATGAAGGAGTGAAAGACAAGCGAGATGAGCTCGAAATTTATTTGAAAGAAGATGTTGAGAATCCAGACTTGATGGTTGGTGTAGAGTATGATGTTCTATCATATTGGAAGAGAAACTGTACCAAGTTCCCGATTCTTTCCCTCATGGCAAAAGATGTCTTGGCCATGCAAGTCTCTCTGTAG
- the LOC106344641 gene encoding LOW QUALITY PROTEIN: RING-H2 finger protein ATL81 (The sequence of the model RefSeq protein was modified relative to this genomic sequence to represent the inferred CDS: deleted 2 bases in 2 codons), whose protein sequence is MQLALDKTYLFSPKTRSKRCDTHLTFLLVSLFPTDITLSTRNLRTNPFLLPQAIFETSHSIFFSLQGLKMSTISTTETNEFKPVHTLVSTPVTIVLTGGLLFIILTGFFSFFYCGSFLQKLLTSWNLHRNRNRPSNLIQPSSPPENTGLNSKIIQSFPEFPYSVKDRGMDQCSICLLEFMDDDTMRLISTCNHVFHTICIDLWFESHKTCPVCRRELDVDQTSLEKPPNVPEIDLVRSENHEEPLSRDTLTIIVHEEHPTIGSLDQTDEIESYERRMKESNLRFWRSHSTGHSIVVKTENDQEAEEQEKEEFKIHIEISGECQFEDHKRTLPNRNMYCVRGTYSVG, encoded by the exons ATGCAATTGGCCCTAGATAAAACCTACCTTTTCTCACCAAAGACTCGCTCAAAACGTTGTGACACGCACCTTACCTTTCTCCTCGTTTCTCTCTTCCCCACTGATATTACCCTTTCCACACGCAACCTCAGAACAAACCCT TTTCTTCTTCCTCAAGCAATCTTTGAAACAAGTCACAGTATTTTCTTTTCACTCCAGGGTCTT AAAATGTCTACTATATCCACGACCGAAACAAATGAATTCAAACCAGTCCACACCCTCGTTTCCACGCCGGTCACCATAGTTTTGACCGGTGGTCTTCTCTTCATCATTCTCACCGGCTTCTTCTCCTTCTTCTACTGTGGATCGTTTCTCCAAAAACTCTTAACCAGTTGGAACCTCCATCGAAACCGTAACCGTCCCAGCAACCTAATACAACCTTCAAGTCCACCTGAAAACACCGGACTCAACTCCAAGATCATCCAATCTTTCCCTGAGTTTCCTTACTCGGTGAAAGATCGTGGGATGGACCAATGTTCCATTTGTTTATTAGAATTTATGGATGATGATACCATGAGGCTCATTTCAACTTGTAACCACGTCTTTCACACCATCTGCATTGATCTTTGGTTTGAATCACACAAGACCTGCCCGGTATGCCGACGTGAACTTGATGTAGACCAGACCTCGCTGGAAAAGCCACCCAATGTTCCTGAAATCGACCTGGTTAGATCTGAAAACCATGAGGAACCTTTGTCCCGAGACACATTGACAATCATCGTCCATGAGGAGCATCCTACCATTGGTAGTTTAGATCAAACAGACGAAATCGAAAGCTATGAAAGACGAATGAAGGAGTCGAATTTGCGGTTCTGGAGGTCACATTCTACTGGACATTCTATTGTTGTTAAGACCGAAAACGACCAAGAAGCAGAAGAACAAGAAAAAGAAGAGTTTAAGATACATATTGAGATATCTGGAGAATGTCAATTTGAAGATCACAAGAGGACATTACCAAACAGGAATATGTATTGCGTTAGGGGAACTTACTCAGTTGGATAA
- the LOC106296110 gene encoding zinc finger CCCH domain-containing protein 12, translating into MSHRRDSSGDVVHVIPTNNPPPENWFPNLGDTSVWATEDDYNRVWAVNPDGDNGPPNKKTRGSPSSSSASAASNRTKAIGKMFFKTKLCCKFRAGTCPYVTNCNFAHTVEELRRPPPNWQEIVAAHEEERSGSGTPATVEPREEYQIPSLVSSTDESGRSFKGRHCKKFYTEEGCPYGETCTFLHDEASRNRESVAISLGPGGYGGGGNSNVLVLGGASGIDVLKPSNWKTRICNKWEITGYCPFGAKCHFAHGAAELHRFGGGLVEGEGKDGGVSSIPDIKQTGPNPKGHSDTMTTLLSPGVVPHHAEASYHSGVALQRASSAVTQKPGIRTHQKWKGPAKISRIYGDWIDDIE; encoded by the exons ATGAGTCACCGGCGTGATTCCAGCGGAGATGTAGTGCACGTGATACCCACAAACAACCCTCCGCCGGAGAATTGGTTCCCGAATCTCGGAGATACCTCCGTCTGGGCCACGGAAGATGACTACAACCGCGTCTGGGCGGTGAATCCGGACGGCGACAATGGTCCTCCGAACAAGAAGACGCGAGGCTCTCCGTCGTCTTCATCGGCCTCCGCAGCGAGCAACCGTACCAAAGCGATCGGGAAAATGTTCTTCAAGACGAAGCTATGCTGCAAGTTCCGCGCAGGGACTTGTCCGTACGTCACTAACTGCAACTTCGCTCACACGGTGGAGGAGCTCCGTCGTCCACCGCCGAATTGGCAGGAGATCGTGGCGGCTCACGAGGAGGAGAGATCAGGTTCTGGAACTCCTGCGACGGTTGAGCCGAGGGAGGAGTATCAGATCCCGTCTTTGGTGTCGTCGACGGATGAGAGTGGGAGGTCTTTTAAAGGAAGACACTGCAAGAAGTTTTACACTGAGGAAGGATGTCCTTATGGTGAAACCTGTACGTTTCTGCATGATGAGGCTTCCAGGAATAGAGAAAGCGTTGCTATTAGTTTAGGCCCTGGCGGTTACGGTGGTGGTGGTAATAGCAACGTACTAGTTCTTGGAGGTGCAAGTGGAATTGATGTTTTGAAGCCTTCAAATTGGAAGACACGGATTTGCAATAAATGGGAGATTACTGGGTACTGTCCCTTTGGTGCTAAGTGTCATTTCGCTCATGGGGCTGCAG AGTTGCATAGATTTGGTGGAGGGCTTGTCGAAGGAGAAGGCAAAGACGGAGGAGTATCGTCCATTCCAGATATAAAGCAAACAGGACCAAACCCGAAAGGACATTCAGACACAATGACGACACTTTTATCTCCGGGAGTCGTTCCCCATCACGCAGAAGCTAGTTACCACAGTGGAGTGGCATTGCAACGAGCGTCTAGTGCGGTTACGCAGAAGCCTGGGATCAGAACTCATCAGAAATGGAAAGGACCAGCGAAAATCAGTCGGATATATGGTGATTGGATTGACGATATTGAATGA
- the LOC106344642 gene encoding tobamovirus multiplication protein 2B-like has translation MATASENARGGDKTAKAVVADQISQAVNSTANLLHLMRQSSSAQAQLAKLPKNLLAKASLTKATGQSLAQLPQVISSLDAHIESGFRTSSLMTHTC, from the exons ATGGCGACGGCATCGGAGAACGCAAGAGGAGGTGACAAAACGGCGAAGGCAGTCGTCGCCGATCAGATATCGCAGGCTGTTAATTCTACTGCTAACCTTCTCCATCTGATGCGTCAATCGTCTTCTGCTCAG GCCCAGTTGGCAAAGCTCCCAAAGAATCTTTTGGCCAAAGCTTCTTTAACTAAGGCCACTGGACAA TCGTTGGCGCAGCTTCCTCAAGTGATTTCATCTCTGGATGCCCATATAGAAAGCGGCTTTCGTACTTCCTCCCTCATGACACACACATGCTAG